From one Paramormyrops kingsleyae isolate MSU_618 chromosome 1, PKINGS_0.4, whole genome shotgun sequence genomic stretch:
- the LOC111854621 gene encoding dynein regulatory complex protein 11, with product MSHSTYNKIWADAQMELRSLLTHELPAEPLRPEKDRVMFFQRLAVLYVRYIQIFRHLEEAYDQIVHPQKRRIIRQLLDGVMGRVLELKHEMVEKEFSEYHYMDDVIQDLKLTPEDLEIPIPRYFIRENRTVLQERSQMLSSILKSIGVEEQPKPVGVRSLNFEEAIKMIQVSERARQGRLRARFMKEIRQDEERQRRAKDRNKESTALDEAAVCIQKVWRGFLQRKKIKEEREDELIFLGMNFGPDHFQLNPSILAAQENQASRQKKQDDYEEDFQKSIMSIIEKLRDMEGPDLKESMKEQIRQWFIECHDATGTFPDYPEEEDGGSALIFAEKTPQQLLEEVAAKEEEEANKKPKGKEEKKDKGKKDKGEEEEEVGLKMMPSAFLSDLETGCGTYQAVWQNRDESKNFNQWHEVELIKEEKRKDLEYEIRLQVDELMRQELAHWKLAVDKDKGGNTKGNTKKKKGPKNEKKKKKEKDLTADRSIESLFHELVEQGLLKQSKAVRLEDYIGEYNYLGTTLRQTDIEPMPSLSDVRQVIALNAVLPLGCQVVHEKAPLVKAILLAGPAGVGKKMLVHAICQETGANLFDLSPLNLAGKYPGKNGLQMMLHVVFKVAKQLHPSVIWIGDAEKMFYKKVPKEEKELDPRRLKKDLPKMLKSIKGGDRVLIVGTTQDPGSADLKSLCKVYSKIILIPRPDYASRYVMWRELIKKAGGEVTDSLDLSCLAKISDGYTQGHMVQVVRAILTEHRLQQLAKRPLTAAEFVSPLAKTDPIFHDEEEALKHWYAKTPLGKKRAKAASEKDEEEAPVKSGKKSGENTKKK from the exons ATGTCTCATAG CACCTACAATAAGATTTGGGCTGATGCCCAAATGGAACTGAGAAGCTTACTGACTCATGAACTTCCTGCCGAACCACTCCGCCCAGAGAAAGACAGGGTCATGTTCTTCCAGCGCCTAGCTGTGCTTTATGTGCGTTATATTCAGATTTTTCGGCATCTGGAGGAAGCCTATGATCAGATCGTTCACCCCCAAAAGAGGCGAATAATTCGACAACTGCTTGATGGTGTGATGGGTCGTGTACTGGAGCTCAAACACGAGATGGTGGAGAAAGAGTTTTCTGAGTACCACTACATGGATGATGTTATCCAAGACTTGAAACTCACACCG GAGGACCTTGAAATACCCATCCCGAGATACTTTATAAGGGAAAACAGAACTGTCCTACAGGAGAGAAGTCAGATGCTATCCTCCATTCTCAAATCAATCGGTGTGGAAGAACAACCAAAA CCTGTGGGAGTAAGATCTTTGAATTTCGAAGAGGCCATCAAGATGATTCAGGTGTCAGAGAGGGCGCGGCAGGGCCGATTACGCGCTAGATTTATGAAAGAGATCCGTCAGGACGAAGAGAGGCAGAGGAGAGCCAAGGATAGGAACAAGGAATCAACCGCCCTTGATGAAGCTGCTGTCTGCATTCAGAAG GTATGGAGAGGTTTTCTgcagagaaagaaaataaaagaagaAAGAGAGGATGAGTTAATCTTCCTGGGGATG AATTTTGGTCCTGATCACTTCCAACTGAATCCTTCCATCCTGGCTGCACAAGAAAATCAGGCCAGCAGACAGAAGAAACAAGATGACTATGAGGAGGACTTTCAGAAGTCCATCATGTCCATCATTGAAAAGCTCAGAGATATGGAGGGGCCTGACCTGAAGGAGAGCATGAAGGAGCAAATCCGCCAGTGGTTCATCGAGTGCCA TGATGCCACAGGCACTTTCCCAGACTACCCAGAGGAAGAAGATGGAGGGTCTGCATTAATATTCGCTGAGAAAACTCCACAACAG TTATTGGAGGAAGTAGCTgccaaggaagaagaggaagcaaacaaaaaacccaaaggaaaggaagaaaaaaaggaTAAAGGGAAGAAGGATAAAGGAGAAGAG GAAGAAGAGGTAGGTCTGAAAATGATGCCATCAGCTTTCCTTTCAGACCTGGAAACTGGATGCGGAACCTACCAGG CTGTCTGGCAAAACCGCGATGAGTCAAAGAACTTTAATCAGTGGCATGAGGTTGAACTGATCAAAGAAGAAAAACGGAAAGATCTCGAATATGAAATCCGATTGCAG GTAGATGAGCTCATGAGACAGGAGCTGGCTCACTGGAAGCTGGCTGTGGACAAAGACAAAGGAGGAAACACCAAGGGAAATACGAAG AAGAAAAAAGGACcgaaaaatgaaaagaaaaaaaagaaagagaaagactTGACTGCTGATAG GAGTATTGAGTCGCTTTTTCATGAACTGGTTGAACAGGGCTTGCTGAAACAATCTAAAGCTGTTAGGCTTGAAGACTATATAG GTGAGTATAACTACCTGGGGACTACGCTACGACAGACGGACATCGAACCCATGCCCTCCCTGTCCGACGTGCGGCAGGTCATCGCTTTGAATGCTGTGTTGCCTTTAG GGTGTCAGGTGGTCCATGAGAAAGCACCTCTGGTGAAAGCGATACTACTAGCAGGTCCAGCTGGCGTTGGAAAGAAAATGTTGGTCCATGCCATCTGCCAGGAAACAGGGGCCAACCTCTTTGACCTCTCCCCTCTAAACCTTGCGGGGAAGTATCCAGGCAAGAATGGACTGCAAATGATGCTCCACGTGGTTTTCAag GTTGCTAAGCAGTTGCATCCTTCAGTTATTTGGATTGGAGATGCTGAGAAGATGTTTTATAAGAAGGTCCCCAAAGAGGAAAAGGAG TTAGACCCAAGGCGTCTAAAGAAAGATCTGCCTAAGATGCTGAAGTCTATCAAAGGTGGAGACCGTGTTCTCATTGTGGGTACAACACAAGACCCAGGGAGTGCAGACCTCAAATCGCTCTGCAAGGTGTACAGCAAGATCATCCTCATTCCACGACCGGATTATGCTTCAAGATATG TTATGTGGAGAGAGCTGATTAAGAAGGCTGGTGGTGAGGTGACTGACTCATTGGATCTGAGCTGTCTGGCCAAAATCTCAGACGGCTACACTCAGGGTCACATGGTGCAGGTGGTCCGGGCGATTCTGACGGAGCACCGCCTCCAGCAGCTGGCCAAAAGACCCCTAACAGCAGCGGAGTTTGTGTCCCCGCTGGCTAAGACTGACCCCATCTTCCATGATGAGGAAGAGGCTCTAAAa CACTGGTACGCGAAGACTCCTCTGGGCAAGAAGCGGGCAAAGGCTGCCTCGGAAAAAGATGAAGAGGAGGCACCAGTTAAAAGTGGGAAAAAGTCAGGGGAAAACACCaagaagaaataa
- the dph2 gene encoding 2-(3-amino-3-carboxypropyl)histidine synthase subunit 2, whose protein sequence is MSVAFSSDGAQTIQKSLAVDVVVRETKAKSLEESYQIKETCDFIRENNFHKVALQFPDNLLVDSIKIASRLQETTGAKLYILGDTSYGSCCVDEVAAEHAGAQCIVHYGRACLSPSRRLPLMYVFGKRPIDLSKCATAFQELYPDHQSHVVVLYDVVYSHIIDDLLKLLQPEYVNVITSVLNVDGVVCKSYGQILQQAKDTGHTEAELALYGDRLVHKYGRQFILKEGCSIEDYSIFYVGQEGVTLTNFMMTWNKCSFCSFDPETMVGRFETININRALMKRYYLIEKAKDASIVGILVGTLGVANYLSIIDQLKKIIHKAGKKSYLFAMGKLNVAKLANFLEIDIFVLVACPENSLLDSSEFYRPVVTPFEMEIACNNQREWTGDYIIDFQDLLPGACSHIDCSDSNEDDGETTDVSLITGALRSSGFSSLEPKDAVPGSAVVQKNQTLMLAHANTAASFLSGRSWQGLDQKLGETPVVKAVEGRRGIAIAYEEEGSRYASS, encoded by the exons GTAGCACTGCAGTTCCCAGACAATTTGTTAGTGGATTCCATTAAAATAGCATCCAGACTTCAGGAAACTACTGGTGCAAAGCTATATATTCTTGGAGACACTTCCTATGGCAG CTGCTGTGTGGACGAGGTCGCCGCAGAGCATGCTGGGGCTCAGTGCATTGTGCATTACGGACGGGCCTGTCTCAGTCCGTCGCGAAGGCTGCCCCTCATGTATGTGTTTGGAAAGAGGCCCATTGACCTATCCAAATGTGCCACCGCTTTCCAAGAGCTTTACCCTGACCATCAAAGCCACGTGGTTGTCCTCTATGATGTCGTCTATTCTCACATCATAG ATGATCTTTTGAAGCTCCTGCAGCCTGAATATGTAAATGTGATCACTTCAGTCCTAAATGTGGATGGTGTGGTCTGCAAAAGTTATGGACAGATACTTCAACAAGCCAAAGACACTGGACACACCGAAGCTGAATTAGCCCTATACGGTGACAGGCTTGTTCATAAATATGGCCGACAGTTTATCCTAAAGGAAGGATGCAGTATTGAGGACTACAGCATTTTTTATGTGGGGCAAGAGGGTGTCACCCTAACAAACTTTATGATGACCTGGAACAAGTGCTCTTTCTGCTCATTTGACCCCGAGACAATGGTAGGGAGGTTTGAGACAATCAACATTAACAGGGCTTTGATGAAGCGATACTACCTGATTGAAAAAGCAAAGGACGCCAGCATTGTAGGCATTCTGGTTGGCACGCTTGGTGTGGCTAACTACCTAAGTATTATTGACCAgctgaaaaaaataattcacaAAGCTGGTAAGAAGAGCTACCTGTTTGCCATGGGCAAACTGAATGTTGCTAAGCTGGCAAACTTCCTGGAGATTGACATATTTGTGCTAGTTGCTTGCCCAGAGAACTCCTTGTTGGATTCCAGCGAATTCTATCGCCCAGTGGTGACACCCTTCGAAATGGAGATTGCCTGCAACAACCAGAGAGAGTGGACAGGGGATTACATAATCGACTTTCAGGATCTGTTGCCTG GGGCTTGCAGTCATATAGATTGCAGTGATTCCAATGAAGACGACGGTGAGACAACTGATGTGTCGCTCATCACTGGAGCTCTACGATCTTCTGGCTTCTCCTCCCTGGAGCCAAAGGACGCTGTGCCTGGATCAGCTGTGGTACAGAAGAACCAAACCCTGATGCTGGCACATGCTAACACAGCAG CCTCGTTCTTATCTGGCCGGAGTTGGCAGGGGCTGGATCAGAAGCTGGGAGAAACGCCAGTGGTGAAGGCAGtggagggaaggagaggaaTCGCCATTGCCTATGAAGAGGAGGGCAGCAGATACGCATCGTCTTAG